Proteins from one Coleofasciculus sp. FACHB-1120 genomic window:
- the pyk gene encoding pyruvate kinase yields the protein MQLRNPQRRTKIVATIGPATSSPEVLRALIEAGATTLRLNFSHGTHEDHQRSIRLIRQTAFELNQPVGILQDLQGPKIRLGRFETGSIVLNKGDRFILTSHLVPGTQEISSVTYEPLADEVPAGAVILLDDGKVEMRVEQVDRTARELHCRVVVGGPLSNNKGVNFPGVYLSIKAMTDKDRKDLMFGLDQGVDWVALSFVRNPQDVLEIKELISSAGKQVPVVVKIEKHEAIDQMEAILSLSDGVMVARGDLGVELPAEDVPILQKRLIATANQLGIPVITATQMLDSMVNNPRPTRAEISDVANAILDGTDAVMLSNETAVGKYAVEAVETMARIAVRIEQEQIARNVRGTTRSITNAISQAVGQISEQLGAAAIMSLTKSGATARNVSKFRPSTPVLAVTPHVDVARQLQMVWGVKPLLVLDLPSAGQTFQAAINVALEKHLLAEGDLVVMTAGTLQGISGSTDLIKVEVVTSVLGKGIGIGQGSVSGRARVARTAREVGNFNHGEILVVPGTNADYVEAIRKASGIITEDESLTSHAAVIGLRLGVPVIVGVKKATEMIRDGAILTLDMQRGLVYSGAMAGTSPTTPALPV from the coding sequence ATGCAACTGCGAAATCCCCAGCGCCGGACAAAAATTGTCGCTACGATTGGCCCTGCTACCAGTAGTCCAGAGGTCTTACGGGCTTTAATTGAAGCGGGTGCGACGACCCTGCGCCTCAACTTTTCTCATGGAACTCATGAAGACCATCAGCGTAGCATTCGCTTGATACGCCAGACGGCTTTTGAACTGAATCAGCCGGTGGGCATTTTGCAAGACTTGCAAGGCCCGAAAATTCGTTTGGGACGGTTTGAAACGGGGTCTATCGTCCTGAATAAGGGCGATCGCTTTATTCTAACCAGTCACCTCGTCCCAGGCACCCAAGAAATTAGCTCTGTCACCTACGAACCTCTAGCAGATGAAGTCCCGGCTGGGGCAGTGATTCTCTTGGACGATGGCAAAGTGGAAATGCGGGTGGAGCAGGTAGACCGCACGGCGCGGGAATTGCACTGTCGCGTTGTCGTCGGCGGCCCACTTTCTAATAACAAAGGAGTGAATTTCCCCGGCGTCTATCTGTCAATCAAGGCGATGACTGACAAAGACCGTAAAGACTTGATGTTTGGTCTTGACCAAGGCGTTGACTGGGTAGCGCTGAGCTTTGTCCGCAACCCCCAGGATGTACTGGAAATTAAAGAGCTGATTTCTAGTGCTGGTAAGCAAGTGCCAGTGGTTGTCAAGATTGAAAAGCACGAAGCCATCGACCAAATGGAAGCCATTCTCTCGCTCAGCGATGGTGTCATGGTAGCTCGTGGTGACTTGGGCGTTGAATTGCCTGCGGAAGATGTCCCAATCCTGCAAAAGCGGTTGATTGCCACAGCGAATCAACTGGGGATTCCGGTGATTACGGCAACTCAGATGTTGGACAGCATGGTGAACAATCCCCGTCCCACCCGTGCTGAAATTTCCGATGTCGCCAATGCAATTTTGGACGGAACCGACGCCGTGATGCTCTCCAACGAGACAGCGGTGGGTAAATACGCCGTCGAAGCGGTGGAGACGATGGCGCGAATTGCCGTGCGGATTGAGCAAGAACAAATCGCCCGTAACGTCCGGGGCACCACGCGCTCGATCACGAATGCCATTAGTCAGGCGGTTGGTCAAATTTCCGAGCAGCTAGGCGCAGCAGCGATTATGTCGTTGACTAAAAGCGGTGCCACTGCCCGAAATGTTTCTAAGTTTCGACCCTCTACGCCCGTTCTGGCAGTGACTCCCCATGTGGATGTGGCGCGGCAGTTGCAGATGGTGTGGGGCGTGAAGCCACTTCTGGTGCTGGATTTACCTTCTGCGGGTCAGACGTTCCAAGCAGCAATCAACGTGGCGCTGGAGAAACATCTACTGGCTGAAGGAGATTTGGTGGTAATGACTGCCGGGACGCTCCAAGGCATCTCTGGTTCAACCGACCTGATTAAAGTTGAGGTGGTGACATCCGTTCTCGGTAAGGGAATTGGGATTGGTCAGGGATCGGTGAGCGGTCGAGCGCGAGTAGCTCGCACTGCTAGAGAGGTAGGAAATTTCAATCATGGGGAAATTTTGGTAGTACCCGGCACAAATGCCGATTATGTGGAAGCAATTCGCAAGGCATCTGGGATTATTACAGAGGATGAAAGCCTAACCAGTCATGCAGCTGTGATTGGCTTACGCCTTGGGGTGCCGGTCATTGTGGGCGTCAAGAAGGCGACGGAAATGATTCGGGATGGGGCAATTTTGACGCTAGATATGCAACGGGGTCTGGTTTACTCGGGGGCGATGGCAGGGACTTCTCCGACGACTCCGGCACTGCCAGTTTAA
- a CDS encoding pentapeptide repeat-containing protein — MATKRAESVLAVQSILISSVGYPPMKPGILATALLMPICFAVSVKAENPEHVQRLLIYKECQFCDLSNVNLTGYDLSGAKLKGANLLNANLTSVVLAGADLTAATLEKANLNNAVLNGANLSGTKMRFANLQYASLQGVKAKEAFDVTGADLTGTIMPSGLVYKPLAEAQKKPAPETGQPLNPDRSEPINP, encoded by the coding sequence ATGGCTACCAAGCGAGCAGAGAGCGTCTTGGCAGTTCAATCAATACTCATCTCCTCAGTTGGCTACCCTCCCATGAAACCAGGAATCCTCGCGACCGCCCTGTTGATGCCTATCTGCTTTGCAGTGTCGGTCAAAGCAGAGAATCCAGAACACGTTCAGAGATTATTAATTTATAAAGAATGCCAATTTTGTGACTTGAGCAATGTGAACTTGACCGGGTATGACCTCAGCGGTGCCAAGTTGAAGGGTGCCAATCTACTCAATGCCAATCTCACCAGTGTCGTGCTAGCTGGAGCCGATCTTACAGCAGCCACCTTGGAGAAGGCGAATTTGAACAATGCGGTTCTCAATGGCGCGAACCTTAGCGGTACGAAGATGCGGTTTGCAAACTTGCAGTATGCGAGTCTACAAGGAGTCAAAGCAAAGGAAGCATTTGACGTGACAGGTGCCGATCTCACCGGGACAATCATGCCTTCCGGTCTAGTTTACAAGCCGCTTGCTGAGGCACAAAAGAAACCGGCACCTGAGACCGGGCAACCCCTCAACCCAGACCGCAGCGAACCGATAAACCCGTAA
- a CDS encoding pentapeptide repeat-containing protein, protein MRPKPVNQFAVLKPAFAGLVCLTATSVVGVLTLGLPTPAQAANSKDVQKLLTLKTCPGCDLKDAQLRGINLRNADLKNAQLDGADLTAADLSGAKLEGAQLNGAKLTAANLEKANLRQAKLAAANKIVADLTDAKLRGANLYAANLTGAKLERAQLAQTQLNFAQLVGANLGQANLIEANLSGANLGGANLKDAQMQIVNLAGANLTGAKLNNAQLETANMDSVNLSNADLSQASLNNADLNGGILTGANLQKGSLTAANLQSATLTGANLTGANLTGAGFNRANLTGAKFNDADLTNAKLPLANLTNANLAGANLLDAYLDSANLSGANLSGVNLRGANLRSANLSGASMMGTNLESANLTNAILTGANLSYTNFTSADLRGANLGNTNLSYANLTQTDLGQASLANANLTGTNWKDAKLKGVIGLKGY, encoded by the coding sequence ATGCGCCCAAAACCAGTTAATCAATTCGCTGTCCTTAAGCCCGCCTTCGCGGGCTTGGTTTGTTTAACCGCGACTTCAGTCGTCGGAGTGTTAACGCTTGGCTTACCAACCCCAGCCCAAGCAGCAAACTCCAAAGACGTGCAAAAGTTACTGACGCTGAAAACTTGCCCTGGATGTGACCTAAAAGATGCCCAACTCAGGGGGATTAATCTCAGAAACGCCGACTTGAAGAATGCCCAGCTTGACGGTGCGGATTTAACGGCTGCTGACCTTTCGGGCGCTAAGCTTGAGGGTGCCCAGCTCAACGGTGCCAAACTAACTGCCGCAAATTTGGAAAAGGCGAACTTGAGACAGGCAAAATTGGCGGCGGCAAATAAAATTGTTGCTGATTTAACAGACGCTAAATTGCGAGGGGCAAACTTATATGCCGCGAACCTCACGGGCGCTAAGCTAGAGCGTGCCCAGCTAGCCCAAACTCAACTAAATTTTGCTCAGTTAGTCGGTGCAAATCTCGGACAAGCTAATTTGATAGAAGCGAATCTTTCGGGTGCCAATTTAGGCGGGGCAAACCTAAAAGATGCTCAGATGCAAATTGTTAACTTAGCCGGTGCCAATCTTACAGGTGCCAAGTTGAATAATGCCCAGTTAGAGACTGCCAATATGGATAGTGTCAACTTGAGCAATGCTGATTTGAGTCAGGCTTCTTTGAATAATGCTGACTTAAATGGTGGAATTCTCACGGGTGCCAATCTGCAAAAAGGGTCGCTGACAGCAGCGAATTTGCAAAGTGCTACGCTCACGGGTGCCAATTTGACGGGTGCCAATTTGACGGGTGCTGGTTTCAATCGTGCCAATTTGACGGGTGCTAAATTCAACGATGCTGATTTAACCAATGCCAAATTGCCGCTTGCCAACCTCACCAACGCTAATTTAGCGGGTGCTAACCTCCTGGATGCTTATCTGGATAGTGCCAATCTCAGCGGTGCGAATCTCAGCGGTGTAAACTTACGCGGGGCGAATTTGCGGTCAGCCAATTTAAGCGGTGCGTCGATGATGGGTACCAATCTAGAAAGTGCCAATCTGACGAATGCTATTTTGACAGGAGCCAATTTGAGTTACACCAATTTCACCAGTGCCGATCTCAGGGGTGCCAATTTAGGAAATACTAATCTGAGTTATGCCAACTTGACTCAAACAGATTTGGGTCAAGCGAGCTTAGCGAATGCCAACCTAACGGGTACTAACTGGAAGGATGCTAAGCTCAAAGGTGTCATTGGATTGAAGGGATATTGA